The following are encoded in a window of Alkalibacter saccharofermentans DSM 14828 genomic DNA:
- the cls gene encoding cardiolipin synthase, with translation MLMATSYGLSLVLIINIILTFTIIFLERKNPQSTYAWLLLLWMIPAAGFVFYLFFSQNLARRKIFKLNTEEKALTNSLIQRQKKDMAEDKIYFEEKSRERYKDLVYFHQNLSNALYTNNNKLKLFTDGKVKFDALMEDMKKAKHHIHFQYFIFKSGILATEIMEILKNKAKDGVEVRLLFDDMGGFFLNKKDMDDLLAAGVKVARFFPSKIKLINLKANYRNHRKIVVIDGNIGYIGGFNVGDEYLGLDKKKGYWRDSHLLIEGAAVYELQLRFIMDWRASSSDEIMITYEYMPEIPRAGRVGVQIVSSGPDDANEQIKQGYLKMINTAKSYIYIQTPYFVPDQSILEAVKIAAKSGVDVRIMIPDKPDHIFVYWATFSYVGELLKYGAKIYIYNNGFLHAKTVVVDDQISSVGTCNFDIRSFSLNFEVNAFIYDHDFSYHMKEVFIEDMKKSVRLNESRYEKRSIIIKIKESISRLFSPIL, from the coding sequence ATGCTGATGGCTACCAGTTACGGTCTTTCTTTAGTGCTGATTATAAACATAATACTGACTTTTACGATAATATTTCTCGAAAGAAAAAATCCGCAGAGCACTTATGCATGGCTGCTTCTTTTATGGATGATTCCTGCAGCGGGGTTTGTGTTCTATTTATTTTTTTCTCAGAATCTGGCTAGAAGAAAGATATTCAAGTTAAATACAGAGGAGAAAGCTCTCACCAATAGCTTGATTCAGAGGCAAAAGAAGGATATGGCTGAAGATAAGATATATTTTGAGGAAAAATCAAGGGAGAGATATAAAGATCTCGTCTATTTTCATCAAAATCTTAGCAATGCCCTTTATACCAACAACAATAAATTAAAGCTCTTTACAGACGGGAAAGTAAAGTTTGATGCGCTGATGGAGGATATGAAGAAAGCAAAGCATCACATACACTTCCAATACTTCATATTCAAAAGCGGAATTTTGGCAACTGAAATCATGGAGATTCTTAAAAACAAAGCAAAGGATGGAGTGGAAGTAAGGCTTCTCTTCGACGATATGGGGGGGTTTTTTCTAAATAAAAAAGATATGGATGACCTGCTTGCGGCGGGAGTAAAGGTGGCTAGGTTCTTTCCATCAAAAATAAAGCTAATAAATTTAAAGGCTAATTATCGAAACCATAGAAAAATAGTTGTAATCGACGGCAACATAGGCTATATTGGAGGATTCAATGTAGGGGATGAATATCTAGGCTTGGACAAGAAAAAAGGCTATTGGAGGGATTCGCACCTGCTAATTGAAGGAGCGGCCGTTTATGAGCTCCAGCTTAGATTTATCATGGATTGGCGGGCTTCAAGCAGCGATGAGATAATGATAACTTACGAATATATGCCGGAGATTCCTCGTGCGGGACGGGTAGGCGTACAAATAGTTTCTTCAGGTCCGGACGATGCCAACGAGCAGATAAAGCAAGGCTACTTGAAAATGATCAATACCGCAAAGTCGTATATCTACATTCAGACGCCGTATTTCGTGCCGGATCAGAGCATACTGGAAGCTGTGAAAATTGCGGCCAAATCAGGGGTTGATGTCAGAATTATGATTCCGGACAAGCCAGACCATATATTCGTATATTGGGCTACTTTTTCATACGTAGGAGAATTGTTAAAGTACGGAGCAAAGATATATATTTACAACAACGGATTTTTGCACGCAAAAACCGTAGTTGTAGACGATCAGATTTCTTCCGTAGGGACATGCAATTTTGATATAAGAAGCTTTTCTCTGAATTTTGAGGTAAATGCTTTTATATACGATCACGATTTTTCTTATCATATGAAGGAAGTTTTTATAGAAGATATGAAAAAATCGGTAAGATTAAACGAAAGCAGATATGAAAAAAGATCTATAATCATAAAGATTAAAGAATCGATTTCCAGGTTGTTTTCACCTATTCTATAG
- a CDS encoding transglutaminase-like domain-containing protein: MKKLSIAAVLIFAIIAAGAATGNVFSKDQDSLINDELIPLSSSQNIAYNELETALENLDVKNFETSSGSIEVNESLLEQGVIGIKFNYGLDKKIKIVVEKGEEQVHYNYVDIGNYELFPLQFGNGDYKVSVLENTTDNKYRVLGTYEANVNLTDGNLVYLNSIQTVNWSKNDESSVIAKELTEGLETDSQKFKAIYEYIVRNIDYDYDKIDGLDYSYIPDNRVTLEERGGICYDYSALMASMLRSVGIPSKLVKGYGDFQPEVYHAWNEVLLDGDWYVVDATYDAQLLRNGREVQIVKSQDEYSAVNFY; the protein is encoded by the coding sequence ATGAAAAAGCTCAGCATAGCCGCTGTTTTAATATTTGCAATAATTGCTGCAGGAGCAGCAACTGGCAACGTATTTTCAAAAGATCAAGACAGTTTGATAAACGACGAGCTTATACCCTTGAGCTCATCTCAGAATATCGCTTATAATGAATTGGAAACTGCTCTTGAAAATCTTGACGTGAAAAATTTCGAAACCTCATCAGGCAGCATCGAAGTTAATGAAAGCCTGTTGGAACAAGGAGTCATAGGAATCAAATTCAATTACGGATTGGATAAAAAGATAAAAATAGTGGTGGAAAAAGGCGAAGAGCAAGTGCACTACAACTATGTTGATATAGGTAATTACGAATTGTTTCCTCTGCAATTTGGCAACGGAGACTACAAGGTATCGGTTTTGGAAAATACTACAGACAACAAATACAGAGTCCTTGGCACTTACGAAGCAAATGTAAATTTAACAGACGGCAATTTAGTATATTTAAACTCTATACAAACAGTAAATTGGAGCAAAAATGATGAAAGTTCGGTTATTGCAAAAGAGCTTACGGAAGGACTTGAGACAGACTCACAAAAATTCAAAGCAATATATGAATATATAGTAAGAAACATAGACTACGATTACGATAAAATTGACGGACTTGATTATTCCTACATACCTGACAACAGGGTTACGCTAGAAGAAAGAGGCGGCATATGCTATGATTATTCCGCATTGATGGCTTCCATGCTTCGAAGCGTAGGAATACCATCGAAATTGGTCAAAGGTTATGGAGACTTTCAGCCTGAGGTATACCATGCTTGGAACGAGGTCCTTTTGGACGGAGATTGGTACGTCGTCGATGCCACTTATGATGCACAGCTATTAAGAAATGGCAGAGAAGTGCAAATAGTCAAGAGTCAGGATGAATATTCAGCAGTTAATTTCTATTAA
- a CDS encoding NAD(P)/FAD-dependent oxidoreductase: MNIVIVGNGAAGLSAAEEIRKHDPSATITMVTEESYYTYYRTRLSHYLSKDFSIDEIYIHPENWYRDNKIDIILETKVKKINTNEKTVIISEDKSLPYDKLLLANGASSFVPPVEGSDSKGVFSLRDMDDVKSIQKFSKTAKKATVVGGGLLGLEAANALKELGLDVTVVEFAPRLLPRQMDEEASNVVKKIVEDQGISLYLNAQVEKIEGNPVTGCILKGGDKVDADLVLFSTGVRSNISLAKDAEIATDKAIIVNEYMETSAKDIYAAGDVAEFNQMSFNIWPIAIEQGKMAGRNMIGKEESYEAITPSNMLTILNVKAFSLGDIEGKTEGLNCLRDRNDTKFKKLFFKDGKLAGAILINDIAMAGKLKKKMGEDYSHLLKEDISDKEKIEKL, translated from the coding sequence ATGAATATAGTAATAGTAGGAAACGGAGCAGCCGGGCTTTCTGCCGCCGAAGAGATAAGAAAGCATGATCCGTCTGCAACAATAACAATGGTAACAGAGGAGTCATACTACACTTATTACAGAACAAGGCTTTCACACTATCTGTCAAAAGATTTTTCAATTGATGAAATTTACATACATCCGGAAAATTGGTACAGAGACAACAAAATAGACATAATCCTCGAAACCAAGGTGAAAAAAATAAATACAAATGAAAAGACCGTCATCATCTCAGAAGATAAGAGCCTGCCTTACGACAAGCTGCTTCTGGCAAATGGGGCATCCAGCTTCGTACCACCTGTTGAAGGCTCAGACAGCAAGGGAGTTTTTTCACTTAGAGACATGGATGACGTAAAAAGCATTCAAAAATTTTCGAAAACCGCGAAAAAGGCTACAGTAGTAGGAGGAGGACTTTTAGGTCTAGAAGCTGCAAACGCATTAAAAGAATTAGGTCTTGATGTAACCGTTGTGGAGTTTGCCCCCAGGCTTCTGCCAAGGCAGATGGACGAAGAGGCTTCTAATGTGGTTAAAAAAATCGTGGAGGATCAAGGCATATCATTGTACTTAAACGCCCAGGTTGAAAAAATAGAGGGCAATCCGGTAACCGGATGCATTCTAAAGGGCGGCGATAAGGTCGACGCAGATCTTGTGCTCTTTTCTACAGGAGTACGGTCCAACATAAGCCTTGCCAAGGATGCTGAAATAGCAACAGACAAGGCGATAATAGTCAACGAGTACATGGAAACCAGCGCAAAAGACATCTACGCAGCAGGAGATGTTGCAGAATTCAATCAAATGTCTTTTAATATCTGGCCTATTGCCATAGAACAAGGTAAAATGGCAGGCCGGAACATGATTGGCAAAGAAGAATCTTATGAAGCCATCACACCTTCAAACATGCTTACGATTTTAAACGTGAAGGCATTTTCACTTGGAGACATCGAAGGCAAGACTGAAGGTTTGAACTGCTTGCGAGATAGAAACGACACTAAATTCAAAAAATTGTTTTTCAAAGATGGCAAGCTAGCCGGAGCTATACTCATAAATGACATCGCAATGGCAGGCAAGCTCAAGAAAAAGATGGGCGAGGATTACTCCCATCTTCTAAAAGAAGATATTTCGGATAAGGAAAAAATAGAAAAATTATAA